One Paraburkholderia sp. IMGN_8 DNA window includes the following coding sequences:
- a CDS encoding LysR substrate-binding domain-containing protein: MKPIPPFAALRCFEAVARLGGVTRAARELHVTHSAVSQQIKVLEDSMGVALFMREARGLRLTEDGRLYALEIRAALRDITNATRRAQARPHESELIIATVPSFAQHWLVPRLASFREAHPYYRIRLLTTLQVEDLRHGVSDIGIRMGQGHWADVAQQKLFDDEMLMVAAPHFTGGPHGRFPVTAEDVVACPLISSPNTPLSEWCQAAQVAEPPAQGIVMSANDSNIVLGAVLLGQGVALERRSLVARALAKGELVQITDIRVPYRYSYWLVWPQRESLNAKQAHFAQWIEEQVDEYLREGG, from the coding sequence ATGAAACCCATCCCGCCATTCGCCGCTCTCCGCTGCTTCGAAGCCGTCGCCCGGCTCGGCGGCGTGACGCGGGCCGCGCGCGAGTTGCATGTGACCCATTCGGCGGTCAGTCAGCAGATCAAGGTGCTGGAAGATTCGATGGGCGTCGCGCTATTCATGCGCGAAGCGCGCGGTTTGCGGCTCACCGAGGACGGGCGGCTCTACGCGCTTGAAATACGGGCGGCGCTGCGCGACATCACGAACGCAACGCGCCGTGCGCAGGCGCGCCCGCACGAGAGCGAACTGATCATCGCGACCGTGCCGTCGTTCGCGCAGCATTGGCTCGTGCCGCGCCTTGCCAGCTTCCGCGAAGCGCATCCGTACTATCGGATCCGGTTGCTGACGACGCTGCAGGTCGAGGATTTGCGCCATGGTGTGAGCGACATCGGTATCCGCATGGGGCAGGGCCATTGGGCCGATGTCGCGCAACAGAAACTGTTCGACGACGAAATGCTGATGGTCGCGGCGCCGCATTTCACGGGCGGCCCTCACGGCCGCTTTCCGGTGACCGCCGAAGACGTAGTGGCGTGCCCGCTGATCTCCAGTCCGAACACGCCGTTGAGCGAATGGTGCCAGGCGGCGCAGGTGGCGGAGCCGCCCGCCCAGGGCATCGTCATGTCGGCGAACGATTCGAACATTGTGCTGGGCGCGGTATTGCTCGGGCAGGGCGTTGCGCTCGAGCGGCGCAGTCTGGTCGCGCGTGCGTTGGCGAAAGGCGAATTGGTGCAGATCACCGATATCCGCGTGCCGTATCGGTATTCCTACTGGCTTGTGTGGCCCCAACGCGAGAGCCTCAATGCGAAGCAGGCGCACTTCGCGCAATGGATCGAAGAGCAGGTCGACGAATATTTGCGCGAGGGTGGTTGA
- a CDS encoding glutathione S-transferase — protein MKLIGMLDSPYVRRVAICLKLMKLDFEHESISVFRHYDEFAKINPVVKAPTLVLDDGQTVMESTVILQYVATLAGPDERIFPSQPEHWTRAARLTGLALAACEKSVQIVYERNLRPAEKQHEPWVDRLNGQLHAAYRELEEELAAAPLPIEPDRFGAADVTVAVAWNFTQMFLPEIVAKAAYPRLQAFSESAEQLPAFVSTPAV, from the coding sequence ATGAAACTGATCGGAATGCTTGACTCGCCCTATGTGCGCCGCGTCGCCATCTGCCTCAAGTTGATGAAGCTCGACTTCGAGCACGAATCGATCTCGGTATTCAGGCACTACGACGAGTTCGCGAAGATCAACCCGGTCGTCAAAGCGCCCACGCTGGTGCTCGACGACGGCCAAACCGTGATGGAATCGACGGTGATTCTTCAGTACGTCGCCACGCTCGCCGGACCGGATGAGCGGATTTTCCCGTCGCAGCCGGAGCATTGGACGCGCGCAGCGCGCCTGACGGGGCTGGCGCTAGCCGCATGCGAAAAGTCGGTGCAAATCGTCTACGAACGCAATCTGCGGCCGGCGGAGAAGCAGCATGAGCCGTGGGTCGATCGTCTGAACGGGCAATTGCATGCCGCTTATCGCGAACTCGAGGAGGAACTCGCAGCCGCCCCACTGCCGATCGAGCCGGACCGCTTTGGCGCGGCGGACGTCACCGTGGCGGTCGCGTGGAACTTCACGCAGATGTTCCTGCCGGAAATCGTCGCGAAGGCGGCGTATCCCCGTCTGCAGGCTTTTTCCGAATCAGCCGAACAGTTGCCGGCTTTCGTCAGCACGCCGGCTGTTTGA
- a CDS encoding acyl-CoA thioesterase produces the protein MTNLLQLPQKSCALRVVPQPSDANVHGDVFGGWIMAQVDIAGSIPASRRANGRVATIAVNSFVFKQPVFVGDLLSFYTDIVKTGNTSVTVSVEVYAQRMSLTEEVVKVTEAILTYVATDSDRRPRALPVLD, from the coding sequence ATGACCAATCTTCTTCAACTCCCGCAAAAGTCATGTGCGCTGCGCGTCGTGCCGCAGCCGTCGGACGCGAACGTCCACGGCGACGTGTTCGGCGGCTGGATCATGGCGCAAGTGGATATCGCCGGCTCGATTCCGGCGAGCCGCCGCGCCAACGGGCGGGTGGCGACCATTGCGGTCAATTCGTTCGTCTTCAAGCAGCCGGTGTTCGTCGGCGATCTGCTGAGCTTTTACACGGATATCGTGAAGACGGGCAACACCTCGGTGACGGTGTCGGTCGAGGTATACGCGCAGCGCATGAGCCTGACCGAAGAAGTCGTGAAGGTGACCGAGGCGATCCTGACCTACGTCGCGACCGATAGCGACCGGCGCCCGCGGGCATTGCCGGTGCTGGACTGA